A single genomic interval of Arachis duranensis cultivar V14167 chromosome 7, aradu.V14167.gnm2.J7QH, whole genome shotgun sequence harbors:
- the LOC107458782 gene encoding protein N-terminal asparagine amidohydrolase isoform X1: MIFVDGLPFSPRYSSTSQGKDILLALLENPILVSASNSFKAIPERKFSVSEDSTLERSKWVYIFQREYATVDPAVVEFVGTDEATTCVGLVIRNRRNGMTSVAHMDSPKIVEMGLSQMLSQLVDGLDTEFDVHIIGGFEEVSLQHAKASTESEAQAEFGDHSFPLCTKIVQTLWAREEKFHIRTICVLGHNTRRDSNGNAYPLFNGFVLLVYSKHEVPVCFMSSAGENVETTSGNIIPASFHTSTRCPDEIVRRIRVSASYEDTSWNGKLIETYDTATDQFQIAPCRWTHRQYYAALSLLHYTDSEILSICSTSPTAEGSDFVDNLKRQWNYLIAHPYWTDTFPEKQPRVFKRTTDGRWRRC; encoded by the exons ATGATCTTCGTTGATGGGCTTCCATTCTCTCCTCGTTATTCTTCAACATCTCAG GGAAAGGATATTCTACTTGCTCTGTTGGAAAATCCCATTTTGGTATCAGCCTCGAACTCTTTCAAAGCTATCCCCGAGAGGAAGTTCTCAGTGTCTGAAGACTCTACTCTAGAAAGATCAAAATGGGTTTATATATTCCAAAGAGAATATGCTACTGTTGACCCTGCAGTTGTTGAG TTTGTTGGCACTGATGAAGCAACAACTTGTGTTGGCCTTGTTATTCGGAACCGAAGGAATGGAAT GACATCAGTTGCTCATATGGATTCACCAAAAATTGTAGAAATGGGCCTCTCTCAAATGCTATCACAACTAGTTGATGGCTTGGACACTGAGTTCGAT GTGCATATAATTGGTGGTTTTGAAGAAGTTTCTCTGCAG CATGCCAAGGCTAGCACTGAATCAGAAGCCCAAGCAGAATTCGGTGATCATTCCTTTCCTTTATGCACAAAAATTGTTCAGACTTTATGGGCAAGAGAGGAGAAGTTTCACATTCGGACCATTTGTGTTCTTGGACATAATACCAGAAGGGATTCCAATGGAAATGCTTACCCGTTGTTCAATGGATTTGTG TTACTTGTATACTCAAAACATGAAGTGCCTGTTTGTTTCATGTCCTCAGCTGGAGAAAAT GTTGAGACTACTTCAGGAAATATCATCCCTGCAAGTTTTCATACAAGTACCAGATGCCCAGATGAAATTGTCAGAAGAATACGAGTGTCTGCTTCTTATGAAGATACCAGTTGGAATGGGAAGTTAATAGAGACATATGATACTGCAACTGACCAGTTTCAAATTGCTCCTTGCAGATG GACTCATCGCCAGTACTATGCTGCTTTGTCGCTTCTGCATTATACAGATTCAGAAATTCTTTCAATATGCTCCACCTCACCTACCGCCGAGGGCTCAGATTTTGTGGACAATTTGAAGAG GCAGTGGAATTATTTGATTGCGCATCCATACTGGACAGACACCTTTCCGGAGAAGCAGCCTCGCGTT
- the LOC107458782 gene encoding protein N-terminal asparagine amidohydrolase isoform X2, with translation MIFVDGLPFSPRYSSTSQGKDILLALLENPILVSASNSFKAIPERKFSVSEDSTLERSKWVYIFQREYATVDPAVVEFVGTDEATTCVGLVIRNRRNGMTSVAHMDSPKIVEMGLSQMLSQLVDGLDTEFDVHIIGGFEEVSLQHAKASTESEAQAEFGDHSFPLCTKIVQTLWAREEKFHIRTICVLGHNTRRDSNGNAYPLFNGFVVETTSGNIIPASFHTSTRCPDEIVRRIRVSASYEDTSWNGKLIETYDTATDQFQIAPCRWTHRQYYAALSLLHYTDSEILSICSTSPTAEGSDFVDNLKRQWNYLIAHPYWTDTFPEKQPRVFKRTTDGRWRRC, from the exons ATGATCTTCGTTGATGGGCTTCCATTCTCTCCTCGTTATTCTTCAACATCTCAG GGAAAGGATATTCTACTTGCTCTGTTGGAAAATCCCATTTTGGTATCAGCCTCGAACTCTTTCAAAGCTATCCCCGAGAGGAAGTTCTCAGTGTCTGAAGACTCTACTCTAGAAAGATCAAAATGGGTTTATATATTCCAAAGAGAATATGCTACTGTTGACCCTGCAGTTGTTGAG TTTGTTGGCACTGATGAAGCAACAACTTGTGTTGGCCTTGTTATTCGGAACCGAAGGAATGGAAT GACATCAGTTGCTCATATGGATTCACCAAAAATTGTAGAAATGGGCCTCTCTCAAATGCTATCACAACTAGTTGATGGCTTGGACACTGAGTTCGAT GTGCATATAATTGGTGGTTTTGAAGAAGTTTCTCTGCAG CATGCCAAGGCTAGCACTGAATCAGAAGCCCAAGCAGAATTCGGTGATCATTCCTTTCCTTTATGCACAAAAATTGTTCAGACTTTATGGGCAAGAGAGGAGAAGTTTCACATTCGGACCATTTGTGTTCTTGGACATAATACCAGAAGGGATTCCAATGGAAATGCTTACCCGTTGTTCAATGGATTTGTG GTTGAGACTACTTCAGGAAATATCATCCCTGCAAGTTTTCATACAAGTACCAGATGCCCAGATGAAATTGTCAGAAGAATACGAGTGTCTGCTTCTTATGAAGATACCAGTTGGAATGGGAAGTTAATAGAGACATATGATACTGCAACTGACCAGTTTCAAATTGCTCCTTGCAGATG GACTCATCGCCAGTACTATGCTGCTTTGTCGCTTCTGCATTATACAGATTCAGAAATTCTTTCAATATGCTCCACCTCACCTACCGCCGAGGGCTCAGATTTTGTGGACAATTTGAAGAG GCAGTGGAATTATTTGATTGCGCATCCATACTGGACAGACACCTTTCCGGAGAAGCAGCCTCGCGTT